A genomic segment from Aulosira sp. FACHB-615 encodes:
- a CDS encoding STAS domain-containing protein, which yields MNDKLRLTILEPAGILDKITGNQLQNEISNLINHGTNVILIDMQGIKFIDSSGLGYLVSAMKIVSNANAKFFVCSVSDQVKMLFEITKVNKSLQIFADKDDCKRYVLNTLSRMSYR from the coding sequence ATGAACGACAAACTTCGGCTAACAATACTTGAACCAGCAGGAATTTTAGATAAAATTACTGGCAATCAATTGCAAAATGAAATTAGCAACCTGATCAACCACGGTACTAACGTTATATTGATTGATATGCAAGGAATTAAATTTATCGATAGTTCTGGCTTGGGTTATTTAGTGTCAGCAATGAAAATTGTCAGTAATGCTAACGCTAAATTTTTTGTCTGCTCTGTTAGTGATCAGGTTAAAATGTTATTTGAAATCACTAAAGTGAACAAATCATTACAAATATTTGCTGACAAAGACGACTGTAAACGCTATGTTTTAAACACTTTATCTCGGATGTCTTACAGGTAA